The DNA region CATCTTCGCTGAGGTCTCCATAAAGGCGCATTTCCACTCCTGTGCCACGGCCTGTGCCTCGCGTGTGTGCACCTCCCGCTGCGTCTCGTCACACTTGTTCCCCACCAGCATGATGGGGATGTCCTCCACGCTGCCCTTGATCTGCACGATCAACTTGTAGATGGGGCTCAGCTCATCCAGCGACTGCTTGCTGGTCACCGAGAACACCAGGATGAAGGCATGGCCCTTGGAGATGGACAGCCGCTGCATGGCCGGGAACTGGTGGCTGCCGGTGGTGTCTGTGATCTGCAGTGTGCACACGCTCTTGTCACAGCTGATCACCTGCCGGTACGTATCCTCTATGGTGGGGATGTAGGTGTCACGAAACGTCCCCTTCACAAAGCGGAGCACCAGCGAGCTCTTGCCCACGCCGCCTGCACCGAACACGACCACACGGTAGTCATTGCTCTGTTCTGGCATCTTCCCCGAAGCCGGCTGGGAGGACAGGGCCGGCTGTTAGAACCCCAGACCGACCCTGTTGGAGAAAGGACAGTGAAACACACAAGGCCATATGAGCCCAGGATAGCTCCCTGACCCAGTGGCCGGGTCACAGTGATGCTGGCCCTTCCTCCATGCCACCCAAGTGCCTCCAAAATGGCCCTCGCAGCTGCCCTGGTTGACTGCGACTATGCTCAGCTTCTTTCTGACAAATATAAGGCCGGGTGTGTCGGGGCAGGGGCCGGGCTGAGCTGGAGATGGTGTTGATGAGGCCAGGATGCAAAGACGCTCAAGTCAGCACTCAGGGTCCCACCTCAGGCCTGACTTCCACCCAGCCTCCAGCTCTGCACCAGTGTAAGTACCTCACACTCTGCGTTTCACCATCTTCCTGCCCCATCCTTATgtgtaagagaccctgtctcaaaaaaaaaaaaaaaaaatcagggtggGTATTGAAGAGTCGGTTCTTGTGGCTACAGCACGGGCTGCTCTCACAAAGGACCtgattcggttcccagcacccacatggcggttCACAACCACCAGGGATCTtccgcccccttctggcctctgaaggcactgcacacatgtattGCCCAGACTCACataaacagaagggaaaaatacatagaaaagaaTCCCACTGTGAAAAatcagatgtggtggtacacagccATAATCCTAGAGCCAGGGTGGCTGAGACAAGAGGGTAGTGAAGTATGGGCTACTCTGGGtcacagagtgagactctgtctaaaaaacaCAGCCTAGGGTCATTGaggtggcccacacctttgatGCAGTActgcagaagaggcaggaggatctctgtgagtttgaggccagcctgggctgaacattgagaccatgtctccaacaaaacaaaacaaaaacaaccaacaaacaaaaaaaggcaacGAGAAAAACAAGACGGTAAGCAAATATCAGACAAACACACCAAAAAGCACAGCACAGGGCCTCAGCCCCACGTGTCCTGAAGACGGGCTTCTGTCCTGGCCCTGGGGACCTGCCACATGAAACAGCCTCCTAACTGACTCTGACACTGAGGACATCCAGGAATCGCAAGTGTAAATCCTGAAGCAGAGGTTCCTGGGACTCACAGCCCAGACCAAGCCAAGAGAGCCTCGAAGCTAAGTGGGGCCTCCCTGTTCCCTATGCCTGAGCCTTGGCTTCCTGCTCAGGCCACTGTGTGCTCCACAGAACTCCTGGCTGGGATTCCCTGGGTTTCCCTCCTGTCTTTGCTCAGAGAAGTGCATGGATCTCAGAGGGTCACACAGTATGAGAACTCCTAAATTAGGAGAGGTAGGGAAAGACTGTGGAGGGGACACTAGGGAGGCCTGTCCCCACTACTGCTATCCCTTCAGGTTCTTTTCCTCAGCATGGTGAACACATGGAGACTGTTGAGGACTCCCTGAAGTCAGACTTAGGGACTATGACACTGAAGGGGTGACTCTGTCCTTGGGGGTTCAGTTTTCTATGGGATGGCAGACACCTAGGCTTTGCCTGGGATATGGTTAGGGGTAAGTGCCTCAGGTACAGCCTCCAAGGAGCCCCCAAAGTTCTGGCAAGCTGGGGTTCCAGGGTGAGGATGAGCAAACATCCCCCATGGGGTCTGAAGTCATATTCAAAATTATCAAATGTAcctaaataaaaggaaaatgcaaCAACTGGAGCCAACACTACTGACACCCAAAACTCTCAAGCTGGACACTTACTTGAAGTGTCCCTGGGTTCTACACAGGGTACTTCTTGGCCTGGGGAAGAGCGGGGGGTGCTGGCATGGGGCTGCTCCCCAGCCCAGCAGTCTTAACGTTTCTCTTGGTGAGTAATGGGAGGGGATACACAGTGACCCCACCCCACTGCCCAGAGGGGATCTAAAGTGGCAAATGGAGGGTGGGGCATGTTCCCCTCGATGCAACTCCTTCTCGGTGGTGGGCACCGGGGGAGGCAGTGCCCAGCAGGGATGTCCACTAGATAGATGCTGAGGGTTGGGCCCCCTGACTAAGAGGGTCCTGTGCAGTCCAGGTCTCCCTCCTTTGGGGATCAGGGAGAGGGCCCTGAACTTGCAGTGGGACAAGCTCTGCTCAAGGTCACGCGATCTAAGAGGTGGTATGACTCAGAGAGACTTAAAGCTGGGCCCTGCTCAGCTGCTGTGCCCAGGGGGCTCTGAGGTGCTCGGCCACACTGTCTGAGTCACCCGAGCCCTGGGCCAGCCTGCCCCAAACCTCTCAGTCCACAGAGCGGCACAGGGCAGGGCCCTGGGACCCTGAAGCCACCTCAGGTGCAAAAAGCCAGGATGGCCTTGGCGGGGGAGAGTCTGGGGATGGGGGCACTGACTAATGGGGGTGGCTGATTTAGGGGCTGCAGACTGGGGGTATGATGAAGAGTGGGCAGTTTTAGGGACTCAAGGGGATGGGGCTTCCTGGGAGTCAGGAAGGGtctcagaggagggaaggggtccTGAGAGAGGGGCTTGGTCATGAGGGTGCAGGGCTCTGTGGGAGCAGCGAGGGACCCGGGCCTCAGCGGGCAATTCGCAGAGGGCATGTATGAGGGGACCAGGGCCCAGAAGGTCCCAAGTGATGCTCTGCGtggccaggcaggggtggggcgACGGGGAGCTGTCCATGGTGACCGCTGGACTCCCGGGGACAGGCAAAGCCTGGCGCAGTGGCCCGGGAGGGTGGGGCCGGAACAAAGGGATCATGGTGGTTTGGggacccctccccaccctctgtggCCGAGGCTGCCCCGCCGCCTACCTGGGCCGCTGTGGTCCCCGCCGCTGCGCTGCTGTCCGCGCCGCCGCAGTCCCGATGTCCCCGCCCCAGCTGCGCTCCGCCCCGCCCGCCCCGCCCGCCCCGCCCGCCAGGACCCGGGCCCGGGCAGCTGCAGCCCCAGGTCACCGCCAAGCCCGCCCTGGGTGTCCATCAGCAACCGGGGGCATGCAGAGCTCTGGGCATCGGGACACCCACACCCACGCGCACCACGTGGCTACCTGTACCTTAGGGAACGCGGGTGGGTGACAAGGCCCATCGTGTGAGGTCCTGGAGACACGGTGACCGATAGTCAGAGGTCGCCCCAAATGCAAAAAGGGAGAACTGGAAATGGGGGGCAGTGTGATCCAGGTCAGATCGATCAGTGAGGGGCAGGCAGAAGGAGGTGATGGAAGAGGGTGTGAGCTGAGTATATAAACCTTCATAGATTAAGATGTCAGCCACACTGGGGAGCCGGAGGCAGGGGAATggctgtgagtttaaagccattCTGGGATACAGAGTAGAGACCCctgtgggagaaggaaggaagggttcggggagaaggggaggaagagaggactaaaagacaaaataacacaAAGAACCCCATTGTTGGCGTTGTAGCTTGGAGGGCCAATCGATCCCTTGGCAGTTATGGGATCCATCCTGAGCGTCGTCGCTGAGGCCCAGCCTGACGGTGTCGGCTTGGCATCCCAACactggaggcagagcaggaggaccaggaggtcaaggtcagcctctgctacatagtttCTGGAaaatgtgagaccctgcctcaaacagaaagaggaaaagagaaaaagataaaccCGGATGTTCTTCTGGTATGTGTTCTAGGGGAGCCTGCTGAGGCCCTGGCTCCACCTACACACTgcaaggaaaacagaacaaaagttaCTTTGTATCATTAAAGATTGGGGCCAGTGACAGTGCTCAGAAGAAAAAGGTGCTTTCTGCCAAGCCCGACAGCCTGTGTTGGCTCCCTGAGACCCACGTGGTGGAcggagagaaccagctccagctaactgtcctctgatttccacacacagagaaactgataaagaaaatgtcacttacattttgtcttaatttttagatttatttgtattttctgtgtatggatgctttgcctgcatgcctgATGACCTCAGACATCCcaagagggcatcgggtccccTGGAGTGACAAACAGTTAAGAGCCACCacgcaggtgctgggaatcgaacctgggtcctcctgaACAGTtgttaactactgagccagctctctgaagactaattttaaagtatttttgcttgcttgtggtaggggctcactctgtagaccaggctggcctctgcctcttccacttAGCCCAGCTAAAGaccatcctcttccctctccGGGCCCCAGGCTCACCCACTACTTCCCTGCTCAGTTCTAACATGCCCCCTTCTCCTGGCATTACAGCACAGCACACTGGCTTGGAGTCAGGATCTCCACGGCTGGCCTAGCTCTCTCTTTGCTATTTGTGCCCATTTATCCTAGGCTGCCTCAAGCTGTCACCTGATGAATTTACCTCCTTCTTAGACTGGCCCTGTGGGAGTCCCTCAGAAGGTGGTTCAGTCTCCCTACCATACCTCAAGATGGAGACAGCCTAGTGGGAAGCCAGAGCTCTGTTCTGGAAGACCCTGTCCTACAGAAGTGCCTGGGCTACAGATTCACCTCACTCCTCAGAGTAGCTGGGAAGAACCCCATAAAGCAGCCCTATTtcttgggtgctgagaattgggGGTTTGGAGCTAGCAGGCAGGCTTCCTCTGGCTGTGATGGGTGCCTGGGTCCCCTGAGAGACTGGGGGAGCTCTCAGCACAGCTCTGACCGGCTCCCTGGCTTTCCCTCAGGCACCAGCCCAGGCTGACTCACTGGAAGGAGCCTGGCCACATGCTGATGCTATTTATAGATGCCAGGCCAGGCTCTGGGCATCAGGAGCCACTGAAGACAACCTTAGTCCCTGACTCCCTCTTGCAGTAGCGCCTCTGTGTGGGGACACTGTTCGCTGCCCTGCCTTGCTGAACTGGGCAGATCCTCGGGAACTAGGACTCAGGGACCTGAGATGAGTCAGTTTCCATTGCATTCTGAGGCTCTAGCCTGGGTGCCATGCCCTACACACCCATCACCTCCTTTAAAAGCCACGCCTTGTCCCCAGCAGCAGAGGTGGCTGAGGAAAGGCCTTGGGGTGCATGGATCAGCCTGTAAGGTCCTTGCAAACACACAGAGTATGGATTCTCAGAACCTACACCCAAAGCTAGTGGGGTGGCTCAATCCTGCTGCGGCAGCatggggaggggctgaggcaggattcCTGCTGACCCAGTGGTCTAGATAAACCTTCCACTCCATGATACTGACACTGTGTCTTAAAAACCAAGGTGAGCTtgggggtggctcagcagttacaacactggctgctcttgtagaggacacgggtttaattcccagctctcacgtggtggctcacaaactatctgtaacaccagttccagagcatatgatgccctcttctggcttccacaggcactgtgtgcatgttcacacacacacacacagccaaacaaagaaaaccccatGGGCCGGCAGTCTGGAGCCcagtattttgttgtttgttagcTTGAGACAGCAGTTGTTAGCTTGAGACAGCCCTCAGCAGCATGGCCTCTGTGGAGATCAGAtaggatgctgtcttctggtttccatgagaACTAGGGACCCATGCGGTGCAAAATATCcattcacaaaaacaaaataaatagtttaaattttcacttgtttatttcttttgcaaaAGGGCTCgcttgtaaccctggctggcctggaactcacagaaatccgcctgtctctggaGTGCATGGATTAAAGGAGTGGGTAACCATGGCTAGCTTAAAAACTGTTATTACACATATTGGGGGTGTGGGACgagcacacacaagtgtgtgcatgtgtgccactgAGCACCTGTGGAGATCGGGACagtgcaggagtcagttctgtcaGCACGTGAGCCtctggactcgaactcaggtcTGCCACGCTTGCCCCTCGCCGACAGTGCCCCAggattttccttcttctgtgggAGCACTCACTAATGGTGCTGTGGTGCTCTGGTGTCATTCCTCTCATCATTGGGGGGTGACTTACAGGTGGGACCCCTCCCCAGGAGGACTGTGCGTGACATCCAGGACACATGTAATTGCGTTCAGCCATGGAGCTCCTGGCTCGGAGCAGGCGGACTCCAGAGACAACAGTGGGAGAAGGTGCGCGTGGAGCCCGGGGTGCCCCACAGAAACACCCTCACCCCGTGGGGAATACCAAGCTGAAAAGCTTCCTCGGGCAGGTGGGATGCAGGGCAAAGATCAGTCAGGCCCCTGCAATGCAATGAGGGCAGGATGCCAGGAGCTGGCTGTGCCGGATCCCGCCTGCACTAATAACTTCTGTACAGGAACACAAACAAGCCATAGGAGAAGCTGACATGCTGTTATTACAAACACAGATCAGCGGTGAAGCTGGGCTACCCGCACcgccctctctctcctcctgtctaGCTGTGTCCCAGCTGTGTCCCCCACAGGAGGCAAGGGGGGGGCCCTGGCCTTGCAGCATCCTGGGCCTCCTCCTCCATGTCCATTCTCCTGGGGCTGGGGCAAGGGCTGTCAGGTAAACTGGAACTTCAGTAAAAGACACAGAGGCCCCCAGTTGCCAGTAAGCTGGAGCTTGGGATGACTCTCAGAAACTCAAGAAGTCTAATGGGGAGGGTCCAGGTCTGCAAGCTGCTGTCCCCAGGGGCAGAGCAGTTGGTGCTGAGAAGGAGAGAATGCCATTGTATGCACCCATGGGGGAGGTTCAGACTCCCTGTTGGGATGCCCAGTCTAGGGAGCTGGCTCTTCCTAGCCTGGCCTAGTCTTTGTCACCTGAGCCCATACCTGTGGGGGCATGGTGGCCCCGTGGggcccacctggggccaagggAAGCTGGAGAACCATTTGGatgtctgtccccccccccatagttAAGTAGAGGGTAGAAGGACAGTAGGCCCAGGTGGCACCGTGGGCATGTTACCACATCTACATGATGGGGCTCCTCGGGAAAGAACCCCAGAAACTGCTAAGAGAGGCTTCAACCACTGGCAGAGTGGGCCCCTCACTGGGAGCCCTACATTCTTAATGTGCCCCAAGTGGTGTGTGAACCAGGGTTTATTCAGCACTAAGGGAGTCCAGGCATTGGGGCTCTGAGGACAATGCCCAAGCCCCAGCTGTCCCCAAGGCCCTGTCTCTTTGTGCCTTGTATCATCTGAGTGTCGCTGGGTAGGGGCACACTCAACAAGTCATTTTGGTTACCTGGCCATGGCAACATGGCACTAGGGAGGAATCTGACACCCAGCTAACGGAGGGGAGGCAGTGCTGAAGCGAAGCCTGCTACACAGACCCCAGGTTAGGTGGTGAGCTGTGGCAGGCTTATGTCCCCAGAGAGTCCTCACTCAGGCTGTCCCAAGATGCTGGCATTACCATGGTGACCTGCACCAACGTTGCCAAGTGCTGAGTTTCCCCTGCTCCTGCCTGCATCTTGGGAGTTGTCCCTGTCAGGATGTGGCCCTGGAGTCTCACTGCCATGCCCTCTGCAGAGGAGGCCCCTCCACTCTGGTGAATGCTGCACCATagagcaagagaaaaagaagctgttCCTGAGGGCCAGGCACAGTCTGGGCTGTCCACTTGCTCATGTGACCCACATGTACTGTCACCTGTCACACAGGAGCAACCAGAAAAACTCGGGTGACAGTAGCGGGCAGGGCCTTGGCTCCACGGAGAACATGGCAGGGTCCCTGAGGTCACTGTGCTCCCCATCTGCCAGTCCCCACCCTGGGCTCCATTCTTGATGGCTCAGGAATGACAACAAAAACTGAAGGGGTGACGGGATATGAGGTGACATGGCCACACAGGCTTTGGTAAAGAACTTTAAGACGTTTTTAAAAGCAGTGTCTGTAGGGCCAGGTTCTGGCGGAGGGCAGAGACCGGTGACCAGCCCGGGAGGTCCCTGTGTATGAACCGTGGCCCATGAGCGTGGCTGTCGAGGGACATGCTCTGTGTCCTTCAGGAATTCAGGGCTCACCACTTGAGAAAGACCATGCCCGCCAGAACGGCGTAGCCCAGCACCAGGAACAGCACCTTCAGCAGCTGCTCGctcctctcctccagctccttggcCAGGATCTCCAGGAAGGTGACGAACAGGAAGGTGCCACCGGCCAGGCCCTGCAGCAGCGCCGATGCCACGCTGCTGGCCACGCTGCGGGCACTCTCGATGCCCAGGCCCAAACCAATGCCCACCGGGATCATGGCGCTCACGGTCACAGCCAACTTGGCCGCGTCCCTCAAGGGTACCGCGCTGCGGGCCATGCTGATGCCCAGGGCCACGGCCACAAGCGTCTCGTGGACTGCCACGCCAACGAACAGGCTGACCACACGCTCACCCTCCTCCTGCAGCCCCAGCGCCAGACCCTCGAACACCGAGTGTGCAGATAGCGCAAAGACCAGGCTGAGCAGCCGCAGCGGCCCTGGGCGGCCCAGCTCCCGTAGCCGCAGCCCTGCACCATGGGTGTGCGCTGTAGGCTCGGGGTACAGGCCGTGGCTACGGCCGCCCACACCCACGAACGGGCTCTCATACTCAGAGTCGCTGCCCGCGTCTGAGCCAGCGTTGAAGGTCTCCAGGTCTATAAAGGGAGGCCGCTCCCGACGGAAGGTCAGCACCAGCTGCTCCACGAACACAGTGAGGAAGAAACCCACCATCATGAGAGTCTCCGCCAGCGGGTAGTCGGTGCTGATGTGGCCCAGGCTCAGTACCTGCCGCAGCTGTGGACACAAGGCCAGGTCAGCTCCCCTCCCAGGCTggggcactcaggaggccaaggcggGAGGGCTGTGTGCCCGAGGGCTACCTGGCCTCAAGGAGACCCCACTTCAAGCAATGACACAGCACAGAGAACAAGGCATGATGCagggttctaatcccagcactcagaagcaagCCAGGGCcgcacagagagatcctgtctccataGGACAGCACAAAGACACAGCCCAAGTCATACCAAGGTTAAAGCAGAGAGGGCCAGAGCGAGGCTGAGAGGCACAGCTCTGTCTTGCATGGCTTCCATTCCTAGCATTgcccaaaatatatttttaacaggaaaaaaaaaagggggggggagagaccgGGGAGACAGCTCATGGGtcaaggcacctgccaccaagcctgacaacctgagttcaaaccccttgggacccacatgatggaaggcaAAAACCAACTCCAGAAAGCCTCTGATCACCACATGAGCATGCACgtccacacacacaggcatcaaATACTTATAAAATAGAAGGGAAAACTGTGCCAGGAAACAAGGCTGCTGGCTGGCCTTGCCTGGGCTGTACCCAGAGATGATTCCAGCCATGAGAGACAGCACTGTGAATTGTGCTTTCTGCAAAGGATGTCTGAAGCCCAGCCCTACATGGGTGAGCTGTCACGTGTACACCCGAGGGCAGAGAGTGGAGAGTAAGGCCACCAAGGGCCCAGGTTCCAGCATGAGGCTGTGGCAGGTAGCTGCAGAGCAAGACCTGGTCACCTCAGACTCCTCACGGGCACAGACAGCGGCCACTGTAGCCTGTGCTGAGCTGGGGTCTCACCAGGGTCCTAGCAGCAGGAATCCTTATTCACTTCTGGCTGAGGAtgccccaacccccagtcttCCCACGCTCACTGCAGTCTTGACAGAGGCTTTTCCTGGCTCCAGGACTGAGGTCCCCAAGACCCTAATGGCCAGGGCAGCTGCTGGGAGGCCAGGCCCACCCAGCCTGACATGACTCCCTTCACATCTGTGGAGCTGGCAGCCATCCCATCGCTACTTCTACAGTTTCAGATATACCCGTCCCCTGAAGGAGGTTCCACTGTCTTCCACCCTGGTCATGACCCATGCAACCACACTGATGGGGACAGGCTGGGGCCTCTCCAACCACAGCCAGTGAGAAATGGGGCCCCAGGGCTGGCAAGTGGCCAGAATGTGTCCTGGTGTCTATCTCCTAGGTCCCCGAGGACCCCAGGAAGCTCTGCGCAGACTCCTGCTCAGCCCACAGGAAGCATAAGGAGACACACCCATGCCGTGTCAAGGTGCTATCTGCCAGTCTGTGTCGTAGCAAGAGCAGATGGAGAGGAACCAACAGGAGCGATTGCACATGGCCTGTGGACTCTGGAGTGGGCAACTGCTCTGTCTGAAATTCACCACCCACTGGGCTCACCTGTGGGATAGCCCCAGTGCTGGGTAAGTAGGTAAGGCTAGAGACGGAAGCGGCTGACACAAGGtcacaataacaataacaatttgccttctcctccctgtcttcctcgAGCTTCTGT from Mus pahari chromosome 9, PAHARI_EIJ_v1.1, whole genome shotgun sequence includes:
- the Diras1 gene encoding GTP-binding protein Di-Ras1; translation: MPEQSNDYRVVVFGAGGVGKSSLVLRFVKGTFRDTYIPTIEDTYRQVISCDKSVCTLQITDTTGSHQFPAMQRLSISKGHAFILVFSVTSKQSLDELSPIYKLIVQIKGSVEDIPIMLVGNKCDETQREVHTREAQAVAQEWKCAFMETSAKMNYNVKELFQELLTLETRRSVSLSVDGKRSSKQKRADRIKGKCALM
- the Slc39a3 gene encoding zinc transporter ZIP3, coding for MSKLLVAKVLCMVGVFFFMLLGSLLPVKVIEADLEKAHRSKKVLSLCNTFGGGVFLATCFNALLPAVRDKLRQVLSLGHISTDYPLAETLMMVGFFLTVFVEQLVLTFRRERPPFIDLETFNAGSDAGSDSEYESPFVGVGGRSHGLYPEPTAHTHGAGLRLRELGRPGPLRLLSLVFALSAHSVFEGLALGLQEEGERVVSLFVGVAVHETLVAVALGISMARSAVPLRDAAKLAVTVSAMIPVGIGLGLGIESARSVASSVASALLQGLAGGTFLFVTFLEILAKELEERSEQLLKVLFLVLGYAVLAGMVFLKW